From Kogia breviceps isolate mKogBre1 chromosome 2, mKogBre1 haplotype 1, whole genome shotgun sequence, one genomic window encodes:
- the RPL37A gene encoding large ribosomal subunit protein eL43: MAKRTKKVGIVGKYGTRYGASLRKMVKKIEISQHAKYTCSFCGKTKMKRRAVGIWHCGSCMKTVAGGAWTYNTTSAVTVKSAIRRLKELKDQ, from the exons ATG GCGAAACGCACCAAGAAGGTCGGAATCGTGGGCAAATACGGGACCCGTTATGGTGCCTCCCTGAGGAAAAtggtgaagaaaattgaaatcagccAGCACGCCAAGTACACTTGCTCCTTCTGTGGCAAG ACCAAGATGAAGAGACGAGCTGTGGGAATTTGGCACTGTGGTTCCTGCATGAAAACGGTAGCTGGTGGTGCGTGGACCTACAA caCCACTTCTGCCGTCACAGTAAAGTCTGCCATCAGAAGACTGAAGGAATTGAAGGACCAGTAG